From a single Fusobacterium ulcerans ATCC 49185 genomic region:
- a CDS encoding ShlB/FhaC/HecB family hemolysin secretion/activation protein — protein MQIRKIWIWLFFIFSYCCYANQQELNREERRIHEEEIRRLEKAEVKDEIQLNKLEENIEAVGDEIRSIEINGNTILKASEIKKLKKKYTGKIGGKNILNLMKELENLYLVKGYIAVRVKMDMDKADISEGKIVLKVLEGYIEGIRFKDNSKGKINIFTSFPTSKGDILNINDLDQGIDNLNSVSSNNAKLDILAGETLGGSIIEIDNQRSKKISGTINYNDLGQKSTGRDRLKTSLIFEDVLGLNDSLMGTYQKKLGTSTKYKDNENFSFYYRIPIKYLEFSVSKDQSEYLSTIKSFAHTYESTGISKNINYSARRIINRNSNGKTSVGATLTNKETKNYFDGIKLITSSRKLSILKVDINHNRRLFNGVFYGNLTYHEGLDRFGAESDGEKGEYSPKAQFQKYTADISWYRPFNIGEQRFSYRVSLSGQYSDDILYSSEKLGIGDDTTVRGFKENSIMGDKGFYMRNEIGYNYKFLEPFIAYDYGRVKDVYKDEYYEKNGSEMSGASIGLRMYFNHFDMSFTYSKPLTAPSYIKKNTHEIYFTMSVKF, from the coding sequence ATGCAAATTAGAAAAATATGGATTTGGCTTTTTTTTATATTTAGTTATTGTTGTTATGCTAATCAACAGGAATTAAACAGGGAAGAAAGAAGAATACATGAAGAAGAAATAAGAAGGCTAGAAAAAGCAGAAGTAAAAGATGAGATTCAATTAAATAAATTAGAAGAAAATATTGAAGCTGTTGGGGATGAGATAAGAAGTATTGAAATAAATGGTAATACCATTTTAAAGGCTTCAGAAATTAAAAAATTAAAAAAGAAATATACTGGTAAAATAGGTGGGAAAAATATTCTTAATCTTATGAAAGAGCTTGAAAACCTATATTTAGTTAAAGGGTATATTGCAGTAAGAGTAAAAATGGATATGGATAAAGCTGATATATCTGAGGGAAAAATAGTTTTAAAAGTTTTAGAAGGGTATATTGAAGGGATAAGATTTAAAGACAACAGCAAAGGAAAAATTAATATTTTTACATCTTTTCCTACTTCAAAAGGAGATATACTAAATATTAATGATTTAGATCAAGGAATAGATAATTTGAATTCAGTGTCTTCTAATAATGCTAAACTTGATATTCTAGCAGGAGAAACTCTTGGCGGCAGTATAATCGAAATTGATAATCAGAGAAGCAAAAAAATATCTGGTACAATTAACTACAATGATTTAGGACAGAAATCTACAGGAAGAGACAGATTGAAGACTTCACTCATCTTTGAAGATGTTCTTGGATTAAATGATTCTTTAATGGGAACATATCAAAAGAAGCTTGGAACAAGTACAAAATATAAAGATAATGAAAACTTTTCTTTCTATTATAGAATTCCAATAAAGTATTTGGAGTTTTCTGTATCTAAAGATCAATCTGAGTATCTTTCTACAATAAAGTCATTTGCTCATACCTATGAATCTACAGGAATTTCAAAGAATATTAATTATTCAGCAAGAAGAATAATCAATAGAAACAGTAATGGGAAAACATCAGTTGGAGCAACTTTAACAAATAAGGAAACTAAAAACTATTTTGATGGAATTAAGTTAATAACAAGTTCAAGAAAATTATCAATATTAAAAGTTGATATAAATCATAATAGGAGACTCTTTAATGGGGTATTTTATGGAAATCTGACTTATCATGAAGGATTAGATAGATTTGGTGCAGAAAGTGATGGAGAAAAGGGAGAATATTCTCCAAAAGCGCAATTTCAAAAATATACAGCAGACATAAGCTGGTATAGACCATTTAATATAGGAGAGCAAAGATTCTCATATAGAGTTTCCTTAAGTGGACAATATTCAGATGATATCCTTTATTCTTCAGAGAAATTAGGAATAGGTGACGATACTACAGTCAGAGGTTTTAAAGAAAATTCAATAATGGGTGATAAAGGTTTCTATATGAGAAATGAAATTGGATATAACTATAAGTTTTTAGAACCATTTATTGCTTATGATTATGGAAGAGTAAAAGATGTATATAAAGATGAGTATTATGAAAAAAATGGCAGTGAGATGAGTGGTGCTTCAATAGGTCTTAGAATGTATTTTAATCATTTTGATATGAGTTTTACATATTCAAAACCTTTAACAGCTCCATCAT